In the genome of Dyadobacter fermentans DSM 18053, the window CAACTGCTGGGTTATCTCTGGCGGTATAAAAAACTGGTTGTTCAGTTAGGGCTCGGCATGTTGGTAGGCAGTGGACTGTCATTGCTTATGCCTTTCTTCACGCAATCAGTGGTCGATATAGGAATTAATAACCAGAACTTATCTTTTATATATCTGATTTTAATTGCTCAAATTGTTCTTTTACTGAGCACAGGAGCAGTTGATTTTCTTCGCAGCTGGATATTGCTTCATATAAGCACAAGGCTCAACCTGACGGTTTTGTCGGAGTTTCTTTCCAAACTAATGCGCCTTCCTCTTTCCTTTTTTGATGTCAAGCAATTCGGTGACATTATGCAGCGGATGGGCGACCATAGTCGCATTGAGGCTTTTCTCACGGGGCAAACGCTGAGTCTTTTGTTCTCGATTTTCAATTTAATTGTTTTTGGTTTTGTACTTGCTTACTACCATATATCGATATTTTTTGTAGCTGCTGGTGCGTCCATTTTGTACGCGGTTTGGGTGTTGTTATTCCTGAACCGGCGCCGGGTTTTGGATACGAAACGTTTTGATGTTTCGTCTTCCAACCAAAGCAAAATTGTTCAGCTTATCCAGGGTATGCAGGATATTAAGCTGGCAGGAGCCGAAACCGCCAAGCGCTGGGAATGGGAGCGGGTACAAGCGCAGCTTTTTAAATGGTCGATAAAGAGTTTATCGCTATCGCAGTATCAACAGGCAGGGGCACTTTTGATCAATCAGGGGAAAAACATTTTTATCACCTTTTTGGCAGCAAAGGCTGTGATTGACGGGCAGTTAACCTTGGGCGGAATGGTGTCTGTCCAATATATTCTAGGGCAGTTCAATGCACCCATTGAGCAAATGATCAGCTTTCTGCGCTCGTGGCAGGATGCGCAAATGAGTTTGGAAAGGTTGAATGAGGTCCATGAACTCGCCGACGAAGAGCCCGCCGGGGAACCGAAAAGAAGGACCTGGGACCAAGAACAAGATATTAACTTAAATAACATCACTTACACTTACCCGGGTGCAGGAAATGAGCCTGTTTTGAGGAACATCAATTTCACTATTCCATATGGTAAAACGACCGCTGTTGTAGGGACAAGTGGAAGTGGCAAAACGACGCTATTGAAATTATTGTTACGATTTTACGAGCCTCAAAGTGGATCTATTTCATTAAGTAAATGCGCAATACAAGAGTCAGATTCAACAGGAAAAAAAGTTGGAGATGCAAGTCATCAAAACATAATTGGAAATGCGCTTGATTTGAAATACATTTCTCATAAGGCCTGGCGGCTTCAATGCGGCGTTGTAATGCAGGAGGGATTTATTTTTTCCGATTCCATTGCCAGAAATATTGCCGTGGGCGACGAGGTAATTGATCAGGAGCGGTTATATCAGGCTGCGCATATTGCTAATATTCATGAATTTATAGAGTCACTCCCCCTGGGCTATCATACCAGAATAGGAGCGGAAGGAAACGGGATAAGTCAGGGGCAAAAACAACGCATATTAATCGCCCGCTCCGTTTATAAAAATCCTCAATTGTTGCTTTTCGACGAAGCGACCAATGCACTTGATGCCAATAATGAAGCCATCATTATGCGAAACCTGGACGAATTTTTTAAGGGCCGTACCGTGATAGTCGTAGCCCATCGCCTGAGTACAGTCAGGCATGCCGACCAGATCGTGGTTATGGACAAAGGAGAAATTGTAGAAATAGGAACGCATGATGAGTTGGTACTTGCTCATGGAAAATATTTTGAGCTGGTTAGTAATCAATTGGAATTAGCAGCTGGATAAGTTGGCATAAAGCCCGACGAAACTTGTCGTCGTAATTGGCTTTTGACCGTTAACCCATAACCTGTATGCCGCAAAATCAGGACTTTACGCCACGTGCAACTCCCTTCAACGAATTTAATTCGGAGGAAGTACAGGAGATCATCAGCCGCCCGCCGAATTGGCTGATAAGCTGGGGCATTACATTGTTTTTTGGAGTAATGGTGTTGTTAGGATTAGGGACATGGCTGATCCGCTATCCGGATACTATTACCGCACCATTTACACTCATAGCAACCGAGGCTCCGCGGGCAATTGTGGCGCAAACCGAAGGTGAACTAACTAAGCTTTTTGTCAAGAATGGACAACAGGTTTTGAAGGGTCAAACGGTTGCTTATCTAGAAAGCGCGGGCGATCATGAGCAGATCATAAAGTTGGAAAAGGAAATGGAACAGATCAGTCATGCGATTTCAAATAATCGCTGGGATTCGGTCCGGCATTTTCCGATCGTTTCTTACAAGCAATTGGGTGAGTTACAAAATGACTTTCAATTTTTTAATCAAAAACTTACCGGATTGAAATCCTTTCTTGTAGGTGGAATTTATTATCAAAAGCAAAAAGGGGAAATACTTGGAGTTGAGAATGCTATTGAGGAACGCAAAATTGACTTTTTGCAATCATTGCATGCATTGTGCAATAGCATCGATCGTTGGCGGCAGAAATACATTCTTACGGCGCCAGTCGCTGGAAAAGTATCTTTCTCAATGCCATGCCACGAGGAACAATATCTAATCGCAGGCCAGGAGCTTATGACGGTGGGGCCGACAATTAATTCATTCCAGGGGATTGTTAAAATCCCGCAACCAAACATCGGCAAATTGAAGGAAGGGCAGACAGTTTTGATTAAACTGGACGGATTTCCACACCGGGAATATGGCATGGTGGAAGGCAAATTGGCCCAACTTTCGAATTCACCCGGGAAAGATGATAGCTACTGGGGATATATCGAATTGCCTGACAAACTGAAAACGCGCTACGGGCATACGCTATCCTACCGAAACGGCCTGAAAGGCCAGGCCGAAATCATTACGGCTGACAGGCGACTGGCGGAAAGGCTGCTATCCACGATTCGGGTCGGAGGGAAGTGACTTGGCGTTATCCACGCCCCCGCACCACAAAAAGCGACCCCGCCAGCGGCTGCGCCAGCAGCTCAACATCCGTAAGTCCCGTGCGGGCGGTGGTGATGTAGAGGTCGCGCAGGGTGGGGCCGCCGAATGTGCAGGAAGTGACGAGTGTGACTGGTAAATGTATTTCGTCGAGGCAGAGGCCTGTGGCGGGGTTGAATCGCTTCACTTTTCCGCCGCCCCAGATTGCTACCCAGAGCATTCCTTCGCTGTCGATCGTCATCCCGTCGGGGTAGCCTTCTTCCGGTGCGATGCGGATGATGGTCCGTTTGTTGGAGATTGTTGCGTCGGCGGGGTGGAAATCGTAGGCGACAACTTCTTGTGTGCCGGTGTCGATGTAGTAGAATGTCCTCTGGTCGTGGCTCCATGCCAGGCCGTTGGAGCAGCTGACGCCGTCGATTTTCGTTTGTACCGAATGGTCGTTGTCCAGCATATATAGCTTCCCGGCATTGGCTTTGCCGGTTACCGACATTGTGCCGGCCCAGAACCGTCCGGCGGGATCGCATTTGCCGTCGTTGAAACGGTTTTCTGGTAGATTGGCTTCGGGGTCGGTGATTTGTTCGAGAAGCTCGTTTTCGAGGTCGATATGGTAAAAGCCGTGGTGCAGCGCGCCTATCAGGCTACCGGTTTTGGTCAAGGCAATGGCCCCGACCATTTGTCCGGCTTTAAAAATGTGGTGTTTTTCAGTGAGCGTAAAATATTGGTGGATCTCGCCCCGCAATATATCAACCCACAATATACGCTGCCGATCCGCGTCCCACACCGGGCCTTCGCCCAGCAGGCATCGGTGTTCCAATACGGTTGCGATCGTACTCATTTCGGTCGGTTAGGCGTATTTGACATAAAAAAATAGGACGATCGCCGTGATGAGCGCCCACCAGTAGAATGGGTTCCGGATGCCGCGCTGCTGCTCGCGCTCGGCTGCGGGTAATGTGAGGCTGGCACGGTTCCAGATCAGCCCTTCCAGCTCGGCCTCGGGCTTGGGCGCGGTAACGAGGCTCACGAGCACGCACGCCGCCATGCAGGTCCAGAAAACAATGCCTGTGCGGTTCAGGAAAGGCATTTCAGGGAAAATGAATTCAATCAAAAGAGAAAGGGGGATCGTCATGATGCCGGCAGTGAGTGCGCCGGCGTGCGTGGTTCTTTTCCATAAAATACCCAGCAGGAACATCGCTGCAATGCCCGGCGTGAATAGTCCGTAAGCGTTGATGAGGTAGAGAAATAC includes:
- a CDS encoding peptidase domain-containing ABC transporter, yielding MAFPIYKQLDQMDCGPTCLRMIAKHFGKHYTAQTLREKSQISRDGVSMLGIAEAAETIGFTSIGVKVTVEKLIDEVPLPCVLHWGQNHFVVLYEVSGRSSVIDRHLLGKAWGGRASGNSLDSRIITPSVHEKNVHDRENGYGNKKAIFHIADPASGLVSYTAAEFNKQWLSGGVEDSREGLALLLEPTTRFYEEEGEKVKGLHFFQLLGYLWRYKKLVVQLGLGMLVGSGLSLLMPFFTQSVVDIGINNQNLSFIYLILIAQIVLLLSTGAVDFLRSWILLHISTRLNLTVLSEFLSKLMRLPLSFFDVKQFGDIMQRMGDHSRIEAFLTGQTLSLLFSIFNLIVFGFVLAYYHISIFFVAAGASILYAVWVLLFLNRRRVLDTKRFDVSSSNQSKIVQLIQGMQDIKLAGAETAKRWEWERVQAQLFKWSIKSLSLSQYQQAGALLINQGKNIFITFLAAKAVIDGQLTLGGMVSVQYILGQFNAPIEQMISFLRSWQDAQMSLERLNEVHELADEEPAGEPKRRTWDQEQDINLNNITYTYPGAGNEPVLRNINFTIPYGKTTAVVGTSGSGKTTLLKLLLRFYEPQSGSISLSKCAIQESDSTGKKVGDASHQNIIGNALDLKYISHKAWRLQCGVVMQEGFIFSDSIARNIAVGDEVIDQERLYQAAHIANIHEFIESLPLGYHTRIGAEGNGISQGQKQRILIARSVYKNPQLLLFDEATNALDANNEAIIMRNLDEFFKGRTVIVVAHRLSTVRHADQIVVMDKGEIVEIGTHDELVLAHGKYFELVSNQLELAAG
- a CDS encoding HlyD family secretion protein, which codes for MPQNQDFTPRATPFNEFNSEEVQEIISRPPNWLISWGITLFFGVMVLLGLGTWLIRYPDTITAPFTLIATEAPRAIVAQTEGELTKLFVKNGQQVLKGQTVAYLESAGDHEQIIKLEKEMEQISHAISNNRWDSVRHFPIVSYKQLGELQNDFQFFNQKLTGLKSFLVGGIYYQKQKGEILGVENAIEERKIDFLQSLHALCNSIDRWRQKYILTAPVAGKVSFSMPCHEEQYLIAGQELMTVGPTINSFQGIVKIPQPNIGKLKEGQTVLIKLDGFPHREYGMVEGKLAQLSNSPGKDDSYWGYIELPDKLKTRYGHTLSYRNGLKGQAEIITADRRLAERLLSTIRVGGK
- a CDS encoding SMP-30/gluconolactonase/LRE family protein; amino-acid sequence: MSTIATVLEHRCLLGEGPVWDADRQRILWVDILRGEIHQYFTLTEKHHIFKAGQMVGAIALTKTGSLIGALHHGFYHIDLENELLEQITDPEANLPENRFNDGKCDPAGRFWAGTMSVTGKANAGKLYMLDNDHSVQTKIDGVSCSNGLAWSHDQRTFYYIDTGTQEVVAYDFHPADATISNKRTIIRIAPEEGYPDGMTIDSEGMLWVAIWGGGKVKRFNPATGLCLDEIHLPVTLVTSCTFGGPTLRDLYITTARTGLTDVELLAQPLAGSLFVVRGRG